The sequence below is a genomic window from Sorangiineae bacterium MSr12523.
TTCTGCCGCAACCCCGCGCGCAGGGTATGGGCCAGGGCATCGTACATGCGCTTGTCCTGGCTGGTCAGCGACACGAAGCGATCGATTTCCGTCTTCGGCGGCAGCTCGCGCAAGACGTCGTTCTTCGTGCGGCGCAGGAGGAACGGGCGCACGATGGCCCGCAGCTCCGCGGCCATGGGGCTCTCGCGCTCGGCGGCGACGGCACTTCCCCGATTGAGCACGATGGGTTGCTCGAAGCGCTTTTCGAAGTCGCGCGCCGTGCCCAAAATGCCGGGGTTGACCAGCGACGCAATGGACCAAAGCTCGCGAAGTCTGTTTTCCATGGGCGTGCCGGTGAGCGCGAGCCGCATGCGCGCTTGAAGCGCGGCGGCGGCTTTGCGGGTGGCGCTGTCCGCGTTCTTGACGTTTTGCGCCTCGTCCAGGATGACGCAGCGAAATGTCGTCGTCCAAAGCGTTTCGAGATCGCGCCGGAGCAAGCCATAGGTGGTAATGATGATATCGCTGTCAGCTATAGTCTCCGGTGATAGCACCCGTTCCTCGCGGGAGAGCCCGTGCAGCAGCCTCACGCGCAAATCGGGGGTGAAGCGCTCGCTCTCGCGGAGCCAGTTGGTGGCCACCGACGTGGGGCACACCACCAGCGATGGGGCAGGGCCCTCGACCTCTTTGCGGCGCAGAAGAAAGGCCAACGTCGTAATGGTCTTTCCAAGGCCCATGTCGTCGGCGAGCAATCCGCCCGCACCGAGGGCTTGCAGGAATTGAAGCCACGAGAGGCCGAGGCGCTGGTACGGCCGCAACGTGGCGCGGAGTCCCTGCGGCATCTCGGGCTCTTCGGCCACGCTGAGTGCGCGCAGTTTTCGGCGCAACGATTTGACGGCGTCGTCGAGCTCTCCATCGTTGTCCTCGAGCCATCGATCGAGGCGCCCGAGTTGGTGCGGCGGCAGCGCGGCTTCGGCATCGTTGCCCATGATTTGCGCGGCCTCGTTGGAGATCGCTTCGATGCTCGCGGAGATGCGCGCCAAGGTGCCATCGTTCAAGCTCACCCAGCGCTCTTTTCGCTGGAGCGCACCGCGGATGGTGTCGAGCTCCACCGGCAGGTCCTCGGTACGGAATTCGAGCCGCGTCTTGAGCCACTCGCCCTCGAGTGCAACATGCACGCGTCCCGCGATGGGGGCGCCGAGGCGGACCCCGGCCAGGTGCTTCGAGAGCTCCACCTCGACGGGCGGATTGTCCGCACCGCGCAGTGCCAAAAGGCCGTGCTGCCAGAAATAGATGGCACGTTCGCCGCGTGCCACGAGGGGGGCCTGATTTGAAAAGTCTTCCTCCTCCTCGAGGTTGCGCGGCTCGAGGCCCGAGCCAAGCACCAGCTCGCGCGCCCGTATTTCGCTTTCGCGATCGCGCCCGTCCTCCGGCGGGGGATTCTCCGTCTCGGTGAACAACGGGATTTCGCGCGCCTTGTAGGCGGCGACGAGCACGCCCTCGAGCGCGAGTGGCTCTCCGACGAGGCGCAGGATCAAGCGCGGTGTCTCGACTGGCGGAAGGCCGAAGACCTGGGTGACGGGCATCTCGATGCCGCGCCCGCGGGTCATGCGCAAGAGGCGCGAGCCGGCGTCTTTCAATTTGCCCGGGGGAACGCTGAGGCGAGGGACGCGTGCGAATTCCTCGGCGAGATCGACGTCGACGTCTTTGGCGACGCGGAAGATGGCGCCATTTTTCGCCCAGACGTAGGGGAACGGCCCGGCGAAAAATGCTGCCTGCGAGGCCGCGAAACGCGGGCCTCCGTTCTCGGCGGCCCAGAAGACCTCGAGGGCTCCGTCCGCCGGATTCACCTCGACGCGCGGGCGCACGAACGCGTTGCGAAAGTCCAAGAGGCCCTTGAAGCCCGCGGCGAAAATGCCGCCGTGCGCGCGCATGGCCTCGATGGTGAGCGACGCATCGACACCGCGCGCTTGGACGGCCTTGCGGCCGATGCCTTGGTCGCGCACGTATTGGAGCACGCGCCGGTCGCCGCTGCGAAACTGCGACGGCGTGGCGAGTTCGCGCGGGGAGAGCAATTTTCGCTCGCCGACCGATCTCACGAAGATGGAGAGCGTGGGCCCGCGGCTCGCGTCGACCCGATCGCCATAACCGCGTCCTTCGCGCCGTTTGCCTTCTTCGGAGGGACCCGCGGCGATTTCCACGGCGAGTTCGCCCGCCGCTGGCGCGAGCCAGGCGCGCAGCGACTGCTCGAAGGCGCGCTCCTCCTCGAGCGCCCGCCGCCGCTCCACGGCCTGCGCCGCCGCGTCGCTCGTATCGTGGCCGGCGAGAAGCGCTTCGCGCAGGGCACCGGAGACGGCGAGATCGACCGCGACCACGGTGGCGTGCACGCAGGGACCGAAAGCTGATTGGCATCGAGAGCACACGGTGACGAGGATCTCGTCCTCCATGCGCAGCTCGGTGCGCTGGCCTTCGTGGAGCACCGCAACGATGGCGTCGCCCGAGATGGCGGGCGGGGTCGCATAGCCCGCCGTGCTCGTGAGCGCGAGGTCGAGCGTCCGCCGGCCGACGAGCCGAGCCAGCATGTAGAGCTCGAGGCTTTCGAGCCACTGGTGCGGGCTGGACTTGACGATGTCGCCGTTTGCGTTCATGTTCACCGGGCAGATTTGCAGAAGAATTGCAGAAGGGAGGTGTGACGTGAACGATATTGCGACAATCGGTTTCCGAAGCCCCTCCGCTGAGTGCGCCTGACCGGTCTCCGGAAAAGGTAAAGCGCTCCGCGGAGCGTAAGATTTACCTTGTTTCGTGGAGCCGTAGGGTCATGCGACGAGAAGACGAGCATTCTGGCTTTCGACATATCCGTTTACAAGATTTGATTCTC
It includes:
- a CDS encoding DEAD/DEAH box helicase, whose translation is MNANGDIVKSSPHQWLESLELYMLARLVGRRTLDLALTSTAGYATPPAISGDAIVAVLHEGQRTELRMEDEILVTVCSRCQSAFGPCVHATVVAVDLAVSGALREALLAGHDTSDAAAQAVERRRALEEERAFEQSLRAWLAPAAGELAVEIAAGPSEEGKRREGRGYGDRVDASRGPTLSIFVRSVGERKLLSPRELATPSQFRSGDRRVLQYVRDQGIGRKAVQARGVDASLTIEAMRAHGGIFAAGFKGLLDFRNAFVRPRVEVNPADGALEVFWAAENGGPRFAASQAAFFAGPFPYVWAKNGAIFRVAKDVDVDLAEEFARVPRLSVPPGKLKDAGSRLLRMTRGRGIEMPVTQVFGLPPVETPRLILRLVGEPLALEGVLVAAYKAREIPLFTETENPPPEDGRDRESEIRARELVLGSGLEPRNLEEEEDFSNQAPLVARGERAIYFWQHGLLALRGADNPPVEVELSKHLAGVRLGAPIAGRVHVALEGEWLKTRLEFRTEDLPVELDTIRGALQRKERWVSLNDGTLARISASIEAISNEAAQIMGNDAEAALPPHQLGRLDRWLEDNDGELDDAVKSLRRKLRALSVAEEPEMPQGLRATLRPYQRLGLSWLQFLQALGAGGLLADDMGLGKTITTLAFLLRRKEVEGPAPSLVVCPTSVATNWLRESERFTPDLRVRLLHGLSREERVLSPETIADSDIIITTYGLLRRDLETLWTTTFRCVILDEAQNVKNADSATRKAAAALQARMRLALTGTPMENRLRELWSIASLVNPGILGTARDFEKRFEQPIVLNRGSAVAAERESPMAAELRAIVRPFLLRRTKNDVLRELPPKTEIDRFVSLTSQDKRMYDALAHTLRAGLRQKIEQDARPVPMTVFAALTRLRQMACDPRLIDPKLGESPSAKRETFLELVRELVAENRRALVFSQFVQLFTLWRQDLDRENIEYEYLDGSTTKRDDVVTRFQTGRAPLFLISLKAGGSGLNLTAADTVIHCDPWWNPAVEDQATDRAYRIGQDKPVTVVRLVARGTIEEKILALKAKKRDLAKTVISDGEGALQGLTEEDLRALLGDVDDE